In Planctomycetota bacterium, a genomic segment contains:
- a CDS encoding sulfurtransferase TusA family protein translates to MADNVVDARGLSCPEPVLLVKQAIESIPRGTVEVLVETTASRDNVTRMAKHLGCSVSAEEVGNEFRLMITKG, encoded by the coding sequence ATGGCTGACAACGTGGTAGACGCCCGCGGCCTGTCGTGTCCCGAGCCCGTGCTGCTCGTCAAGCAGGCCATCGAGTCCATCCCCCGCGGCACAGTGGAGGTGCTGGTCGAAACGACGGCCTCGCGCGACAACGTGACCCGAATGGCCAAACACCTGGGCTGTTCGGTCTCCGCCGAAGAGGTGGGCAACGAGTTCCGCCTGATGATCACCAAGGGATGA
- a CDS encoding DUF3343 domain-containing protein, with protein MARGVVLFHTIHDLFRLEAELNRRGIATKAIPTPRELSSDCGSALAFDPAHLDAVRDAVTALKLETEGIAQVGH; from the coding sequence ATGGCTCGCGGCGTCGTGCTTTTCCACACCATTCACGACCTCTTCCGCCTCGAGGCCGAACTGAACAGGCGGGGCATCGCCACGAAGGCGATCCCGACGCCGCGCGAGCTGAGCTCCGACTGCGGCAGCGCCTTGGCCTTCGACCCCGCGCACCTGGATGCCGTGCGCGACGCGGTGACCGCGCTGAAGCTCGAAACCGAAGGCATCGCCCAGGTTGGCCACTGA